From the genome of Kwoniella bestiolae CBS 10118 chromosome 5, complete sequence, one region includes:
- a CDS encoding centromere/microtubule-binding protein CBF5 — protein sequence MASLTNGQVTELQQSEDYAIKSEAVTPKLDTSQWPLLLKNYDKLLVRSSHFTPIPTGVSPLKRDLQTYVKSGVINLDKPSNPSSHEVVAWLKRILRVEKTGHSGTLDPKVTGCLIVCIDRATRLVKSQQGAGKEYVCVVRFHDKVPEGEKAVARALETLTGALFQRPPLISAVKRQLRVRTIYESKLVEYDDKRNMGVFWVSCEAGTYIRTLCVHLGLLLGVGAHMQELRRVRSGITGENDDIVSMHDVLDAQWLYDNTRDETYLRRVIRPLESLLTNFKRVVVKDSAVNAVCYGAKLMIPGLLRYESDIEVNEEVVLMTTKGEAIAIGIAMMSTVDLASCDHGVVAKVKRCIMNRDLYPRRWGLGPKAQEKKKMIKTGKLDKYGKAIDGVTPQEWNKEYVDYNAAQEEGGMVPTQPPATATITPIEVDEKETEKKRKRETESEVVATPSKGDGEKEKKKKKVKTEDGVEREETAEERAARKAAKKEKKEKKAAA from the exons ATGGCCTCTTTAACCAATGGACAGGTGACGGAGTTGCAGCAATCTGAGGATTATGCTATCAAGAGTGAGGCTGTTACGCCGAAGCTTG ATACCTCTCAATGGCCATTGCTTTTGAAGAATTACGATAAACTCTTAGTTAGATCTTCCCATTtcactcccattcccact GGTGTATCCCCCCTCAAACGAGATCTCCAAACCTACGTCAAATCAGGAGTGATCAACCTTGACAaaccctccaacccctcctcccacgAAGTCGTCGCGTGGCTCAAACGAATCCTCAGAGTCGAGAAGACAGGTCATTCCGGTACACTGGATCCCAAGGTGACAGGATGCCTGATCGTGTGTATCGACCGTGCCACCCGTCTCGTCAAGTCCCAACAAGGTGCAGGAAAAGAGTATGTCTGCGTCGTCCGATTCCACGATAAAGTCCCCGAAGGTGAAAAGGCCGTTGCAAGAGCTTTGGAAACTCTTACCGGAGCGTTATTCCAACGTCCCCCACTTATCTCTGCTGTGAAGAGACAATTGCGAGTGAGGACGATCTACGAGTCAAAATTGGTGGAATACGATGATAAAAGGAATATGGGGGTGTTCTGGGTATCCTGCGAAGCTGGTACTTATATTAGAACGCTTTGTGTACATCTTGGTTTGTTGCTTGGGGTTGGAGCGCATATGCAGGAACTTAGACGAGTCAGGTCGGGAATCACGGGGGAGAACGATGATATCGTTTCGATGCACGACGTGCTGGATGCGCAGTGGTTGTACGATAACACtagggatg AAACATACCTCCGACGAGTGATCCGACCTCTCGAATCCCTCTTGACCAACTTCAAGCGAGTAGTAGTCAAGGACTCTGCAGTAAACGCAGTATGTTACGGAGCGAAACTCATGATCCCCGGTTTATTGCGATACGAATCCGACATCGAGGTCAACGAGGAGGTCGTCCTGATGACTACCAAGGGAGAGGCCATCGCCATTGGAATAGCGATGATGTCCACCGTCGACCTGGCATCATGCGATCACGGTGTCGTAGCCAAGGTGAAGAGATGTATTATGAACCGAGACTTGTACCCAAGACGATGGGGTTTGGGACCCAAAGCCcaggaaaagaagaagatgatcaagacTGGGAAACTCGATAAATACGGGAAGGCGATTGATGGAGTTACACCTCAGGAATGGAATAAGGAGTATGTAGATTACAATGCCGctcaggaggagggtgggatggtaCCTACCCAACCACCCGCTACTGCCACGATCACCCCCATAGAagtcgatgagaaggagaccgagaagaagaggaagagagagactGAGAGCGAGGTCGTGGCTACACCTTCGAAAGGcgatggagagaaggagaagaagaagaagaaggtgaagactGAGGATGGAGTCGAACGAGAGGAGACCGCCGAAGAGCGAGCAGCTAGGAAGGCagccaagaaagagaagaaggagaagaaggctgctGCCTAG
- a CDS encoding 40S ribosomal eS17 domain-containing protein encodes MGRVRTKTVKRASRVLIEKYYPRLTLDFHTNKRLLDEVASVPSKRLRNKVAGFTTHLMKRIQKGPVRGISFKLQEEERERKDQYVPDVSALAANADAPLEVDNETKDLLKSLGFDDLNVNVVNVSANAPRERKTRFVPGSGRA; translated from the exons ATG GGTCGAGTTAGAACTAAGACTGTCAAGCGAGCCTCTAGAGTTCTCATCGAGAAGTACTACCCTAGACTCACTCTCGATTTCCA CACCAACAAAAGACTCCTCGATGAGGTAGCTTCCGTCCCTTCCAAACGACTCCGAAACAAGGTTGCTGGTT TCACCACCCacttgatgaagagaatCCAAAAGGGTCCTGTACGAGGTATCTCCTTCAAGTtgcaagaggaggagagagagcGAAAGGATCA ATACGTACCCGACGTCTCAGCCCTCGCCGCCAACGCCGACGCCCCTCTCGAAGTAGACAACGAGACCAAGGACCTCCTCAAGTCCCTTGGATTCGATGACCTCAACGTAAACGTCGTCAACGTCTCCGCCAACGCCCcaagagagagaaagaccCGATTCGTCCCTGGTTCAGGCCGAGCTTAA